The window GCATGGCGAGAGCAATGGGCGTGAAATCGGAATGGGTTGACGCAATGACCTTTGGATTAGGCTCAGGTATTGCGGGTATTGCTGGTGTTGCACTCAGCCAACTTACTAACGTGGGACCAAATTTAGGTCAGGCGTACATTATCGATTCATTTATGGTCGTGGTATTTGGGGGCGTTGGTAACTTGTGGGGAACACTTGTCGCTGGCATGTCGCTTGGTATTGCTAACAAAGTGATGGAGCCATGGGCTGGTGCCGTTTTGGCGAAAATCCTGGTGCTGGTATTTATCATTCTATTTATTCAGAAGAAACCCCGAGGCTTGTTCCCTCAGAAGGGTCGCTCGGCGGAGGGTTAATCATGGATCATCAATCAAAATTGTTCGATCGTTCTACACTGATGTTTTTGATTGTATTGGGTGCTGCGCTTTGTTTAATTCCAGCGCTGAACCTGTTTTTTGCAGAAGGATCTGCACTGCATATTTCGACTTACACCGTTACGTTAATGGGTAAGTATCTGACCTATGCGCTGCTGGCAGTTGCAGTGGATTTGGTTTGGGGTTATTTGGGTATTCTGAGCTTAGGTCATGCCGCCTTTTTCGCGCTGGGTGGTTATGCGATGGGTATGTATCTGATGCGTCAGATTGGCGACCGTGGCGTGTATGGTAATCCAGAACTACCGGACTTTATGGTTTTCCTTAACTGGCAGGAGCTGCCTTGGTTTTGGCATGGTTTTGACCAGTTCTGGTTTGCAATGTTAATGGTGGTATTGGCACCTGGGTTACTTGCGTTTGTGTTTGGTTGGTTTGCTTTTCGCTCCCGTGTAACAGGTGTTTATCTATCCATTATTACTCAGGCACTGACGTATGCCTTACTGCTTGCTTTCTTCCGCAATGAAATGGGCTTTGGCGGTAATAATGGCTTAACTGACTTCAAAGATATCTTAGGCTTTGATTTGCAAGCCGACGCGACTCGCCTGACGCTGTTTGCGTTATCAGGTATTGCTCTTGGACTAGGGTACATGGCTTGTCGATTCATTGTGGTTAGCCGACTAGGTCGAGTAGCCATGGCCGTTCGTGATGCTGAAGCACGTACTCGTTTCACCGGCTACAAAGTGGAATACGTAAAGTTAGCTGTCTTCACTTTTTCTGCGGTACTCGCTGGCGTTGCAGGTGCGTTGTATGTTCCTCAGGTAGGCATCATCAACCCATCAGAATTTTCTCCGATTAACTCAATTGAACTCGTCGTGTGGGTAGCACTTGGTGGACGTGCAACATTGTACGGTGCAGTGGTTGGTGCGTTGGCAGTCAATTACGCCAAAACCTACTTAACGGCAGCGCTTCCAGAAGTCTGGCTGTTTAGCTTGGGCGCAATGTTCGTTCTGGTCACGCTATTCCTGCCTAAGGGAGTAACCGGCTTAATCAAACGTAAAGAGGTGCATTCATGAGTATTTTAAGCCTTGCCAAAGAACTCACTGACCGCGAACACGTTTATGAGTTTATGAAGCCACAAGTTAACCCGATGCTCAAGGTCGGCCATGGTTGCTTATTGTATCTAGAAGGTATTAGCGTGTCTTTTGATGGTTTTAAAGCGATCAATGACCTCAATCTTTACATTAAAGAAGGGGAATTGCGCTGCATCATTGGCCCTAATGGCGCGGGGAAGACCACCATGATGGACATCATTACGGGTAAAACCCGACCGGATACCGGCACCGCGTGGTTCGGGCAAAACATTAATTTGTTGCAAATGAGTGAGCCTGAAATTGCACAAGCAGGCATTGGTCGTAAATTCCAGAAGCCGACGGTGTTTGAATCTCAATCGGTATTTCACAACTTAGAGTTGGCGATGGCAGGGGCAAAAACGGTGTTTTCAACGCTGTTTGCCACACTAACGCCAAGTCAGGTGGATCAAATCGATCACGTACTCAAGCAAATAGGTTTGTACGAGCAGCGTGCTTTATTGGCTGGTGCATTATCTCATGGTCAGAAACAGTGGCTGGAAATCGGCATGCTGCTAATGCAAAACCCGAAACTGTTGTTGGTTGATGAGCCTGTTGCGGGAATGACCCACCAAGAGATGGACAGAACGGGCGAATTACTAACGTCATTGGCGGGAGAGCGCACGATTGTACTGGTTGAACACGATATGGATTTTGTCCGATCGATAGCGCGTGATGTAACGGTTTTACACCAAGGCAGCGTATTAGCTGAGGGCACGATGGACCAAGTTCAAAGCAACCGTAAGGTCGTGGAAGTCTACCTTGGAGAAGAAGCATGATTGAGATTAAAGGATTAAACCAGTTCTATGGACAGAGCCACACCCTGTGGGATCTCGACATGCAGATACCAGAAGGCAAGTGTACGGTTCTGATGGGGCGCAATGGCGTAGGTAAAACGACGTTGTTGCAATGCATCATGGGCTTGCTGCCAACCAAAAGCGGTGAGATTAACTTCTTAGGACAAAACATCACCAAAATGGCCGCAGAGAAGCGCGCTCCAATCGGGATAGGTTATGTACCGCAAGGTCGTCAGATCTTTCCGTTGCTGACGGTAGAAGAGAATCTACGTATTGGCTTACCGATGCGCAAAGATGGAGCGAGACAAGTTCCGGAATTTATCTATGAGCTTTTCCCTGTATTGAAGGAGATGCTTCACCGTCGTGGTGGCGATTTATCCGGCGGACAACAGCAACAGCTTGCGATTGGTCGCGCCTTGGTGATTGACCCTAAGCTCCTTATTCTGGACGAACCAACGGAAGGTATTCAACCCAATGTCGTCGCTGAAATTGGCGATATCATCCGCCGTCTGAATAAAGAAATTGGCCTGACGGTGTTACTCGTTGAACAGAAATTACCCTTCGCGCGTAAAGTCGCAGACAACTTCTGCATTATTGATCGTGGTCGTCAGGTGGCGAAGGGAGAAATGGAAGACCTCGATGATACGTTAGTTAAGAAATACCTGACGGTGTAAGCGGATGAACAGTGTATTTAACATGTCGACCCAAACGCAGCGCCATTGGCCAGCTTATCTGTCCCTCGGCTTTAGTAAGTCCGATGACAAAACGCAGATGAAGCGCATGGAGTTTCAAGGACCATTGCGCGTACAGCGACCATTTTACCCAGAATTGGATGTCTGCCACGTTTACCTGCTTCACCCGCCGGGTGGGTTGGTGTCTGGTGACGATTTGAGTATTCAGATTCATTGCCAAAACGATAGTCATGCGCTAATCACCACACCGTCTGCTGGCAAAATTTATAAGGCTGACAGTAAAAACATCGAGCAAAAACAGCATGTCGATATCGAAGTTGATAATGCCGCGTGTGAATGGCTACCAATGGAAACCATCGTCTTCAACGGCGCACACGGTAAATTGACCACCAACGTAAATCTCTACGGTGACGCGAAGTTTATCGGTATCGATGTTTTTTGTTTAGGGCGGCCAAAAAGCCACTTTCCGTTCATTCAGGGAAGTGTTGAGCAGCGTTTATCCATCTATCAAGACGGCACGCCTCTGTTACTTGAACGCCAATATCTAGCCGCAGACGATCCGCTTTTAACCGCTATCAGTGGTTTCAACAGCAATTTAGTCTCTGGCACTTTAACGGTTGTTGGATTGAATGATGGTCAAACTACGGTTGAAACGCTGCGAGAACACTTTTCCGCAGATACATATGGCACGTTGAGCATCACTTATCGACTCAATGTTTTATTAGTTCGCTACCTTGGTGATTGCAGTGAACAGGCTCAGCAGCAACTGCGAGCGTGCTGGCAACTTATTCGTCCAGACCTGCTTCGGCGTCCGGCATGCCCACCAAGAATTTGGAACACCTAAATAAGCTGTAGTCTGCATCGTATAGCAGAAAAAGTAACAACGTAACGTAAAGGTTAGAGGGTTTACAAATGGAATTATCTCCAAGAGACAAGGACAAGTTATTGCTGTTTACCGCAGCGTTAGTGGCAGAGCGTCGACTCGCGCGTGGCGTAAAACTCAATTATCCAGAAGCGTCTGCTTATATTTCCGCAGCAATCATGGAGGGCGCTCGTGACGGTAAAACGGTCGCCCAGCTTATGAGTGATGGACGTACACTGCTCACCAAAAATGACGTGATGGAAGGTATTCAAGAGCTGTTAGAAGAAGTCCAGGTAGAAGCGACGTTCCCGGATGGCACAAAGCTGGTCACTGTTCATAACCCGATTCAATAGGAGCAATCATGAAGCCTGGTGAATACATTTTAAGTGACGTGCCAATCGAGCTGAATAGTGGACGTCGCACTGAGCAACTGGCAGTAATTAATCATGGTGATCGCCCGATTCAAGTAGGCAGTCATTACCACTTTTTTGAGACCAATCCGGCATTAGATTTCGACCGCGAGAAAGCCAAAGGAATGCGACTCAACATTGCGGCTGGCACCGCAGTGCGATTCGAGCCGGGGCAAACTCG is drawn from uncultured Vibrio sp. and contains these coding sequences:
- a CDS encoding urease subunit beta, whose amino-acid sequence is MKPGEYILSDVPIELNSGRRTEQLAVINHGDRPIQVGSHYHFFETNPALDFDREKAKGMRLNIAAGTAVRFEPGQTRNIELVEIDGTKTIYGFRGEVMGKV
- the urtD gene encoding urea ABC transporter ATP-binding protein UrtD is translated as MSILSLAKELTDREHVYEFMKPQVNPMLKVGHGCLLYLEGISVSFDGFKAINDLNLYIKEGELRCIIGPNGAGKTTMMDIITGKTRPDTGTAWFGQNINLLQMSEPEIAQAGIGRKFQKPTVFESQSVFHNLELAMAGAKTVFSTLFATLTPSQVDQIDHVLKQIGLYEQRALLAGALSHGQKQWLEIGMLLMQNPKLLLVDEPVAGMTHQEMDRTGELLTSLAGERTIVLVEHDMDFVRSIARDVTVLHQGSVLAEGTMDQVQSNRKVVEVYLGEEA
- the ureA gene encoding urease subunit gamma; translated protein: MELSPRDKDKLLLFTAALVAERRLARGVKLNYPEASAYISAAIMEGARDGKTVAQLMSDGRTLLTKNDVMEGIQELLEEVQVEATFPDGTKLVTVHNPIQ
- the urtE gene encoding urea ABC transporter ATP-binding subunit UrtE, translated to MIEIKGLNQFYGQSHTLWDLDMQIPEGKCTVLMGRNGVGKTTLLQCIMGLLPTKSGEINFLGQNITKMAAEKRAPIGIGYVPQGRQIFPLLTVEENLRIGLPMRKDGARQVPEFIYELFPVLKEMLHRRGGDLSGGQQQQLAIGRALVIDPKLLILDEPTEGIQPNVVAEIGDIIRRLNKEIGLTVLLVEQKLPFARKVADNFCIIDRGRQVAKGEMEDLDDTLVKKYLTV
- the urtC gene encoding urea ABC transporter permease subunit UrtC; the protein is MDHQSKLFDRSTLMFLIVLGAALCLIPALNLFFAEGSALHISTYTVTLMGKYLTYALLAVAVDLVWGYLGILSLGHAAFFALGGYAMGMYLMRQIGDRGVYGNPELPDFMVFLNWQELPWFWHGFDQFWFAMLMVVLAPGLLAFVFGWFAFRSRVTGVYLSIITQALTYALLLAFFRNEMGFGGNNGLTDFKDILGFDLQADATRLTLFALSGIALGLGYMACRFIVVSRLGRVAMAVRDAEARTRFTGYKVEYVKLAVFTFSAVLAGVAGALYVPQVGIINPSEFSPINSIELVVWVALGGRATLYGAVVGALAVNYAKTYLTAALPEVWLFSLGAMFVLVTLFLPKGVTGLIKRKEVHS
- a CDS encoding urease accessory protein UreD — protein: MNSVFNMSTQTQRHWPAYLSLGFSKSDDKTQMKRMEFQGPLRVQRPFYPELDVCHVYLLHPPGGLVSGDDLSIQIHCQNDSHALITTPSAGKIYKADSKNIEQKQHVDIEVDNAACEWLPMETIVFNGAHGKLTTNVNLYGDAKFIGIDVFCLGRPKSHFPFIQGSVEQRLSIYQDGTPLLLERQYLAADDPLLTAISGFNSNLVSGTLTVVGLNDGQTTVETLREHFSADTYGTLSITYRLNVLLVRYLGDCSEQAQQQLRACWQLIRPDLLRRPACPPRIWNT